In Massilia forsythiae, one DNA window encodes the following:
- a CDS encoding c-type cytochrome encodes MPSLTASAVRRPFAALTHHAVLPSVLACAFLLAACKEPGAQPGNAAPGGAATVQAGTALGDAATGKRLMAQYQCGACHAIPGVQGAGGGAGPSLEHMGSLSYIAGRIPNNGGNMVAWLRDPPALKPGTPMPALGLSEQEARHMAAYLRTLK; translated from the coding sequence TCTGCCGTCCGCCGCCCGTTCGCCGCCCTCACGCACCATGCCGTCCTGCCGTCTGTCCTGGCGTGCGCCTTCCTGCTGGCCGCCTGCAAGGAGCCTGGCGCGCAGCCCGGCAACGCCGCGCCCGGCGGCGCCGCCACTGTCCAGGCGGGCACGGCGTTGGGCGACGCAGCGACCGGAAAACGCCTGATGGCGCAATACCAGTGCGGCGCCTGCCACGCCATTCCGGGCGTGCAGGGGGCGGGCGGCGGCGCCGGTCCTTCGCTGGAGCACATGGGCAGCCTCAGCTACATCGCCGGGCGCATCCCCAACAACGGCGGCAATATGGTGGCCTGGCTGCGCGATCCGCCGGCACTAAAACCCGGCACGCCGATGCCGGCGCTGGGCTTGTCGGAACAGGAGGCGCGCCACATGGCGGCCTACCTGCGCACTTTGAAATGA